In Oncorhynchus gorbuscha isolate QuinsamMale2020 ecotype Even-year unplaced genomic scaffold, OgorEven_v1.0 Un_scaffold_3397, whole genome shotgun sequence, the genomic window aaacattctacattataACAATTGAATTGATAATGGGAGTACATGAAAGATAAAACTCTcaacaccccccccaccccactcaCTCACCCAAACATcccccactccacacacacagttcactaTGACATGTTCTATGACATTGAAACAGGTCAGTATGATGTTGTTTAGCCCATAGAGCCGGTTTCCGAGACAACGCTTAATAATAGTTCAGAGCAGGCCAGCCCCAGAAGAGACCCTTCTTATCGCTGTAAGCCAGAATGTCCTCTGTCGTCTTCTCTATTCTCAACCCCATTGTCAGACCTACAATAAGCGCAGAACTTTCTGTTGTCTTTACAGGTCTGCAGACATCTTTATCTGATTGGAGGTTAGCTTTACAGTAATGCTATTGGTCAACAACTCAGATTTTGAATTCAAACAAGTCTGACATTATAAAAGGTCTTACATTCattgcctctcactctctctttttggTTCCTGAACTGCTGTGGTGAGATTACTCTCccccaatttctctctctctcccatgagccATGGTTTCTTCGTCTCCCTCAGTTCTCTCTCGACCATGCCTAGAAGGATGTCTTGTAACACTAACTATAGTCTCTTGCATATTGCCATTAATCTTATGGAGCCAGATAATTAATTTAATGGGCTTTTTGCTGTCTTATTACGACGTAGCATGTAAAGATGGACATGCCACATATGATAAATATAACCCCACTACACTAGCCCTAAACTaaaaaacatgctcaatggagaatctctattcaattattttgtaaatgatacTCTGTGTCCGGGGAAACCACCCATAGTGTCCACGGTGTTGAGCAGTGTTTCTCAAACCTCCTCCTTGGACACCCCCCAGGCGTTTGACAACTTTGTTGTATTCTGAACTAGCTCACCTGGTTCACCTAGTCAAGGGCTTTAGGATTAGTTGaccagttgaatcaggtgtatTAGTTCTGGAATAGATTAAAAATACACGAAacgtcctgaggagaggtttgacaACCACTGGTGCAGAAAACAAGTCAATAAGGGGTTTAGTAGCAGAAGGTGCTGTGTGTAGCGGGTAGCCAGTGTTCACATAGAACACTGGTGATGTGGTTTCAGAACTTGGTGTGGCTGAGGAGTCCGGCAGCTGAGTTTTTAGACCATTTAGAACTTACAGAAGGTACCGGAACAGATGTCGGAGGAGAGAGTTGGAAGAGGATACATTCCTCCTTTGGCGTGGGCTTTCTGGTGACTTTTTAGGTGCCCCGACTGAGCGAAGCTCTCTCGCATAGATTACAACCGTAGGGCTTCTCTCCCGTGTGTGTTCGTTGATGATTGGCCAGGGTGGCTGATTGAGTGAATCTTTCACTACACTGATCGCAGCCATACGGCTTggctcctgtgtgtgtgcgctggtGGCTCGTCAGTTGCCCAGACTGAACAAAACTCTTCCCGCACAGATCACAGCTGTAGGGTTTCTCTCCGGTGTGTGTTTTGCGGTGGCTCGCCAGTGCTCCGGCCCGCGTGAAGCTCTTGccacattcatcacagaggtgaggcttctctccagtgtgagtCCTCTGGTGGCGTCTCAGGTGGCTAGAGGTAAtgaacctcttctcacactgaTCGCAGGCGtagggcttctctcctgtgtgtgtcctctggtgGATTGTCAGAGATCCCGACTGAGCGAACCTCtccccacactgatcacagctgtaAGGCTTCTCCCCAGTATGAGTTCTCTGATGATTTGACAGGGTGCCGGATTCAGAGAAGCACTTGCCACACTGCTCGCAACAGTAAGGCTTCTCACCGGTGTGGGATCTTTGATGGGAGTTTAAGTGGGCCCAGTTAATGAAGCTCTTTCCACATTCGCAGATGAAGGTTTCTCTCCACTGTGGGTTTTCTGGTGGAGTCTCAGGGCGCTCGAGTGGGAGAAATTCTTCCCGCAGTCCGAGCAGTGGTAGGGCTTCTCTCCCGTGTGGACTCTCTGGTGGGATTTCAAGTGTGCCGACGTGACGAAACGTTTCGGACAATCCAAACAAGAGAATGGCAGCTCGCCGGTGTGCCTTCGCATGCGGTGTAGCTTCAGGCGTTCGATTGGCCAAACCTCTTCCCACAGTCGGAGCAGCGGTAGGGCTTTTCACCGGTGTGCGTTCGCATGTGTGATATCAGATAAGATGAGCAGTAGAAACTGTTCTCGCACTGCgtacagtggtaaggcttctctccggtGTGCGTGTGCTGATGGACAGTCAAATGACTTTTTTGTGACTGAAGCTTTTGCCACAGTCTGAGCAGCAGTGGGGTTTTTTCACTGTGCGTTTCGGCTGGCGTTTTTAACACTCTTCTCTGCTGCCTCAATCaaatcttcttcttcctcctcctcctcctcttctcctcctttcaccGTTCCACTCAGCCCCGGTGTTTTCCTGCTTTCGAGTCCAAGTGAAGCACTACCCGGGGATTCTTGGAAGGGGACAGGTGAGGGTTGTTCTGGTAACTATAAAGATTCCCTCCATCCTCTTTACGTTCTGCGTCGCAGCTTCCTTGTGCTCCGTCGTCCACCTGCGCTGACGCTGATTGTCTGGAGGCCACACCCCCAGCATCCTGTATCCTTTTGATGTCCTCTTTCAGTTGGAGTAACCATGACATTCCCGATCCTCAGATTTCATTAAATCCTCATTTTCCCATGTTTCCTCCATGATTTTACGCCGTAGTGCTCGTTGATTCTTTCCTTTCATTTCGGATCCATCCTTGCCACCTATTCCACTGCATTCACAAAGGGAGCGTAAATTGTCCTCTGTTAAAGTCCATAAACTCTCTTCAATTTCATCCATCAACGTTTCTCTTTCACGATTCATATTGTTCTGCTCACGAGGTATCAGAAATGATGTTGTTGAACACCTGAAATTCGTTCGGTGCTCTCTAGTAAGCTACTCCAAGGTCTTTCACTCGTTCTCCTCTGTTCCTGAAGAATAAAATAATTTGACACTACTTTAATTACCATTAAATAAATACTTGGTCAAGGGCTCAACTGCAGGTGATTGTTAGACAAGATACCCCTTAGAAGTGTATTGATCTTATAGGTGTTCGGCTGTAGCTAAGCAATATAGCCTAGTAGCTCAACTACTGTACTCCATCTAGCCCTTCGAAAGGCCAGGCTGGTGGAATTATTGCTGTATTGCAAACATGCCCCTATCCAATCCTCTCAGTTATAGCTACATAGCTAAGTGCATACGGAGCTGTGTGTTAATTCGGGATTCAGTGTAGGGTTCGAGCTAGATATCGGTTATAAACATTGGTAGCTAACCGGACCCATTGTCGGTAGttatagctagctggctaacgttagctggatAGCTAGCCAGCCTAGCTAGCAATTATCTCTACGACTATATTGCGTGGCATTAAAATATTATCACCTTATTTTCGCTTTGTGGTTCTTCTGTGCGTCCAGATAAAGTTGTCTTGTTGCTCAAGTTTTTCGTTTTACATTGTATATTTAGAGAAAAATACAGTTGCAGTCGTAGGGAATCAACGATAAGGCAGCAACTTCCTGTTTGTCTGCGCTCTCAGGCCAGAGCAATCGAATGTCGACGTAGATCTCCAGTCATAACATCCGCTAGGGAAGTCGAGGTGAGTAACAGCTCGCTGGCTAGTTAACTAATTTTGTTTTAACGGGCAATTAAATGTACGAAGCTATATTGAAAAGGTGCTCACCCAAGCTAGCACTATATACCAGAAcgctaggtggctaatgctacGAAAAGGACGGGTCAGTTTCGTCGAGAGCGAGCTCAGTTAGCTAATATTGTGTAGCATCACCACTATCCATCTTGTTTAGcgtctcttctctcctggtgtctaTGATAATACAATCACATGTAAACTAGAGTTTAACGGTCAAAAACCTGCATTTGTTACACAATTCATCTTTGAAGTGAGCCGATCTCTGTTTAAAGAGGAAGT contains:
- the LOC124027624 gene encoding zinc finger protein 79-like produces the protein MRRHTENPQWRETFICECGKSFINWAHLNSHQRSHTGEKPYCCEQCGKCFSESGTLSNHQRTHTGEKPYSCDQCGERFAQSGSLTIHQRTHTGEKPYACDQCEKRFITSSHLRRHQRTHTGEKPHLCDECGKSFTRAGALASHRKTHTGEKPYSCDLCGKSFVQSGQLTSHQRTHTGAKPYGCDQCSERFTQSATLANHQRTHTGEKPYGCNLCERASLSRGT